Part of the Henckelia pumila isolate YLH828 chromosome 2, ASM3356847v2, whole genome shotgun sequence genome is shown below.
GCCACTGATATGTTGTTTACACAACACTGGCACACCTTCTGTGATACAGATAGATAGTATCATGTCAACTAGGACCGCTAATGAGAATGAAGCAAGTAGAAGATTGAAGTCAGAGTTTTTAATTCAGTTCGATGGAGTGACATCAAGTTCTGATGATTTAGTTACTGTCATTGGTAAGATTTATTTACAACACAATCACTAGATCTCTCGAAGTGTTCGTGTTCAATTAGTAAAGAAAATTACGTACCAGACTAGCTGCATACCATTTTCTTTTACGGTTTTGGGAAAAGCTCTAGTATAACATTGAAAGTCCGAAATTATccacaaaataaataacttatacCCACTTTCTTATATTATAGAAATCAACTATTGTAGGAAAAACTAAATACTAAAGTATGCTAGTTAAATCGCCAAATTCTGAAATCCGGACATGGGCTTCTATTTCTCACAAAATTCTAGCTCTGAAGCTATGCAGTTTGTGTTATATAGGCTGAAATTGGTATTCAAATCAGAATGAGTATTTATTGAATTTCCAAATCAATAAAAAACTGATGAATTCACAATCTCTCTGAAACAaggtaaattataaattaaattgcatTGCATTTCTTTTTCTAGAAGACATTCTTTGTCACTGCAGGTGCAACCAATAAACCCCAAGAGCTGGATGACGCAGTTCTCAGAAGACTGGTTAGTATCTTGCCACGGGCATAATCCTCATgacatatctatatatatatatatatatataatcttattAATACCACTTTCCCTATTCCCAGTTAATTAGGCATAGATTCGTGTCAACTCGATATAATAAAAGTTATCTGACTCTGGTTATGTATTCAAGCTGTAATCTGCAGTCTTTTCTTGGGccaaaattttcagaaatattattttattagctTCCTGTTATTCTGAAAGGAATGAGGAAAGGCCTAATCATGTCGGGTATATACTTGTATTTTGGGCCTTAATCTGAGGGCTATCTTAACTTCCCGGAGGTTCATGAATAAACTTGGATCTCCTGTTGATCTCCTCTCTGAGGTGGACATCAATTGTTTGCTGTTTTATCTTATGTGTTTATTGTTCTAAAAGTTTTTACCTGTTTAAACATTGATATTGGTGTTTTAATGGGGAGATGCATGTTAAAAGCATCTGAGAAAGGtatgaaaatttattttccaAGATAAATTTATATAGCCAGCAGGACTTTAAtagaactattttttttttaattgtcatGACCTTGCCACAGGTGAAGCGGATATACATTCCTTTGCCAGACGCAGCTGCTAGAAGAGTTCTTTTGAAACACAAGCTCAAGGGCAATGCATTTTCAATGCCAGGTTAGAATCATGTGCTCAGCTAGTTGGATTTGTTCTACTTTGTTTGTGTACCCTTTGCCTCTACCGCAAGAGAAATTTTTACTGCATTTAACACTGTTACTTGTCGTTTGGCTACAGAAAGAGATCTAGAGAGACTTGTGACAGATACAGATGGTAAGATAATTTTTTCTTGTTGTAACTAGTCTTACATGCATGAATTGTGGATTCGATCCAGAATCCCCGATGTGATCCATTTCCATGTAGTCTGATATAGAACTTATGATTAGCTCATATTTACAGGGTATTCTGGAAGCGACCTTCAAGCATTGTGTGAGGAAGCTGCGATGATGCCAATTAGAGAACTTGGTTCAGACATTCTTACGGTTCAGGCCAATCAGGTAGGCCGTCTGTGTTATGGTCTTCTTTTTATGTTCTGAACCTTCCCACTAGTTTAAATCAACCTAGAATAAGACTAAGAGTTTATATCTTatccaataaaaaaaaatgtattccATTCATAAAGAAATGACTTATCTTATTTAGCTATTTTGAGAAGATAAATTTTGTATAAAATAATCTTATAGTTGAATAGTTTATTTGAGTATTTGTTTTCTTTCAACATTTCAACTTACATCTGTCATAAACATATGTCAACTATCAAACTAATTCGAGTATTGCGATATTCATACATCAAATATATCATAGTGTAGCAGATGGTACAGCAGCTAGTGTTGAAAATGAGGAACATCGCATACAACGTATTGATTCGAAACCCGTGTGTGTGTCTGAAATGTGCAGGTAAGGCGGCTGAGATATGGAGATTTTCAGAAAGCAATGAGCGTAATTAGACCTAGCTTACAGAAAAAGAAGTGGGAAGAGCTTGAGCAGTGGAATCGAGAGTTTGGCTCCAACTAATTCAAACAACTCAATTTGTATTTTCCATAATTTAAGGTTGTTATACTATTATTATCTTGTGTTGATAAaagtatatgcatatatatagtcAGTCCATGTCACACGGCTTTGTGGGATAGGAAGTATTATTGTAATCCAAAGAATGCAAGATTTGTTTGATATTTGTATTCAAACATCATATTTGAATCAATACTGTGTGAATAATCATTAGAAACTAGATATTTTTTAAAGTATTCATTTATGATTCAATAATTTGATTAAGTTCCATAAAATTGGTATAGATATTGGATGTACATAAAGATACGGCATGATGGGCATAAAATATTTAAGTGAAATGAGATTCATTTTGGTACACGATTATTGATAAATTGATACATGAATTGATAAATTGATACATGAATTATTGTAAATAGATTAATTGGTATATGATCAAACTAAAAATTCAAGTTCACAATTAACCTAAAAATTGTTTTAATTTTGaacattttttcaaaatttcatcatatcaatatcatatttcaaaaaattaaaaccgTGATTATATTTGTTTCAACAATCTAAAAACAATATCACAAGTTTtggaatatatttatttcattatattttaatctatatttttttgtcataatttgagttgataattatttaaaaaatacaatatttttaaaattagttaaCAATAATTGATTTTAATAAGAATAATTGGACTTGAAAGCAATTTAGCTTAAGGACGaacttttcttttttgtttgatCACATAATCACATAAAGTCATTTATGTTAATTCATTATAAACCAAAAATGAATTTTACCctattatcaattttaaaatttttggttttttttttttttttttttgcttattaataataatcatcatgtAATTGATTGATTTGTGTTTTCAGTTGtgtataaattaattaagtttatTCAAGTAGCCAACCGAGGTGTCCCCTGTGAGCTGAAGCCAAACTGCCAAAGGAATCCCTGAATTCACTCGAACCTGTGTGTCGATTTCGAGTTGTTTTTGGTTTGGTTTTCGAAGAGAGATTTTCAAATGGTACGTGTCGTTCTCCTTTTAcccttttaatttttgttatatgaAGATTTTCCAGTGCAGTTTTTTTATCAAACAGTTTCGGTTCCATTTCCGGTTTGCCGtatttctgatttttgtttgGAAATTACCTGTTGATTTCTAGTCAGTGACGCTTCACACGAATTTGGGCGACATTAAGTGTGAAATCTTTTGCGACGAGGTCCCAAAAACTTCTGAAGTACGTATTTGATGCTATTTTCGAATTGATGTTTACAGGAGCAAATTTGTGCTTTCACTAACATTTGGACGACTGTTATGCCTCATTGTCGCCATGACCCTTTCAAGTATCATATTACCATGTGTTTTTAAGTTCACTGACCATGCATTTTCGTGTAAATTTTAGACTTTTTTTTGGGTTACAATTCTGTTGCAGAATTTCTTGGCCCTGTGTGCGAGTGGTTATTATGATACAACAACTTTTCATAGAAATATAAAGGGTTTCATGATCCAAGGTGGTGATCCAACAAATACCGGCAAGGGTGGGACAAGTATATGGGGTAAGAAGTTCAATGATGAGATAAGAGAGTCTCTCAAGGTATGAGTTGCTATTTCTTGCTCCGCTAGTTTGTTATATGCTGGTGATTTAGTTTTGTGAATATCTCAATATCCATGCCAATTATGCCATGTCTTATTAGCGGTGCTCCCTTGATTCAGGATATGGACATCAAGTGTTGGGAGATACGTTTAGAACTATTCTTAAATTTCTAATGACCTTCCAAATTCTTTGTATTATATTTATACACTGtctcaaatattataaaatcaAGTAGAAATTTTGCCCTCCTGTATGCTTGTTTTTCCGTGCGTGATATCTTAGCTGAATGAGGAACTGAAACCACCAAAAGTACCAAGAACCTTTGGTTTAGACTATTATTTTCTTTGTTAGAACGTTCAAAATCCTCTCCTCATGACCAACCGTGGAGCTGATCGTGCTCATTTGTGAGTTAATTTACCTTTAAGTAGCCTGAACTCTGAAGCGCACATGACACAACAGAATGAACAGATACCCATCCCATGTATTTGTAGTTTTGCGGTTGGAATTTTAATTTGACTGTAATGTTAACGGTGTTACTTGATCTAGAGAACTTATACTTTCAGACTGTTTGTGTTATGTATATGGACCTCTTTCCTCTTATATATAGTGCTTGTAAACTAATGGGATGAGATGGTGTGCCTTTTACTTCATATGATTTATCACTTCAtttaattttgggaattttaatTGGATGTAGAAGATGCAAGGAATAGTTTCTCTGTGTAATTGCTCGTGCATGAGTATTTTGACATAACTAATCTATTAACCTCAATTCATGTATGTTGAACTTCCTTGTCAATTTTTGCcattcataaatcattcttatGTGCTGATATAATTTATGGCACAAGTAACCTATTAACCTCAATTCCAGTAGGCTGATCTTTCCTAGTCCCTTTTTGCAATTCACAGATCATTCCCGTGTGCTGATATAATATGAAGAGCATAAAGTTAATTTTGTTACAAGCACACTGACCTCGATTTTCTTGTTCTTTTGGTTTTCATCCAGCACAATGCTAGAGGTATCTTAGCCATGGCTAATAGTGGCCCTAATACAAATGGAAGCCAGTTTTTCATTACATACGGCAAGCAACCTCATCTTAATGGACTATACACCATCTTTGGCAAAGTGATTCATGGTTTTGAAGTTCTTGACATAATGGAAAAGGTAACGTCAAAAGGTTTTGACTTTTGACCCCTGTTATGTTGTGTGTTGTCAAGGGACCAATCATAATCAATTATAATTCAAAATGCCACTctaaattatcatttttcatGGTTGTGTTACTAAGTTAGAATTCTCATTATATTCCAAACAAAATTTTCATAAGCTGTATTTTTAATATAACAAAACGTTGTTCGCGTTTTGCCCAGGCTCCAACGGGACCAGGTGATCGACCTCTTATGGAAATCAGGCTTAATCGTGTGACAATACATGCTAATCCGCTTGCTGGCTAAGTAAACCGTTGAAATACTGTTTGGTTCGGGAGGTTGATGTTTTTGGAAATTCACAGTATTGACATTTATTC
Proteins encoded:
- the LOC140883424 gene encoding peptidyl-prolyl cis-trans isomerase CYP18-1, producing MSVTLHTNLGDIKCEIFCDEVPKTSENFLALCASGYYDTTTFHRNIKGFMIQGGDPTNTGKGGTSIWGKKFNDEIRESLKHNARGILAMANSGPNTNGSQFFITYGKQPHLNGLYTIFGKVIHGFEVLDIMEKAPTGPGDRPLMEIRLNRVTIHANPLAG